A genomic window from Polaribacter gangjinensis includes:
- a CDS encoding response regulator transcription factor: MKKIPIAIVDDKRLLRNTLSEQLQYNQPIEVLFTAENGIDFLKQMEKRSKNLHPLVVLMDIEMPEMDGLETVLISKEIYPDIQFLMLTAFSEDEKIFEAVKAGASGYLLKDEKISKIVTSIFELLNEGTVPMSPIVAKKTLEMLRISEKPTPKISDSNQETIDYLSSREMEILQEIVLGLNYKEIADKLFISPHTVRKHIANIYDKLHVSNKTAAIKIAMKKKWFN; the protein is encoded by the coding sequence ATGAAAAAAATTCCAATCGCAATTGTTGATGACAAAAGACTTCTTAGAAATACTTTGTCAGAACAACTTCAGTACAATCAACCTATAGAGGTTTTGTTTACTGCCGAAAATGGAATTGACTTTCTAAAACAAATGGAGAAACGTTCTAAAAATTTACATCCTTTAGTGGTTTTGATGGATATTGAAATGCCAGAAATGGATGGATTGGAAACTGTTTTGATATCCAAAGAAATTTATCCAGACATTCAATTTTTAATGTTGACAGCTTTTAGTGAAGATGAAAAAATTTTTGAAGCTGTAAAAGCAGGTGCAAGCGGGTATTTATTAAAAGATGAAAAAATATCAAAAATTGTAACTTCTATTTTCGAATTGCTTAATGAAGGTACAGTGCCAATGTCGCCAATAGTTGCCAAAAAAACATTAGAAATGCTACGTATTTCAGAAAAACCAACACCAAAAATTTCAGATTCAAACCAAGAAACGATTGATTATTTATCCAGCAGAGAAATGGAAATTTTACAAGAAATCGTCTTAGGTTTGAATTACAAAGAAATTGCAGATAAACTATTTATAAGTCCGCATACAGTTCGTAAACACATTGCAAATATTTATGACAAATTGCATGTATCAAACAAAACTGCAGCTATCAAAATTGCCATGAAAAAGAAATGGTTTAACTAA